The Jannaschia sp. GRR-S6-38 genomic interval TCTCGGGATCGGGATCCCCACGCTCGTGTCGAACTACATCCCCGACGGGATCGAGGTGACGCTGCAATCCGAGAACGGCATGCTGGGCATGGGCCCCTTCCCCTATGAGGGCGAAGAGGATGCGGACCTGATCAACGCCGGCAAGCAGACGATCACCGAGCTGCCGCACTCGTCCTATTTCGATTCGGCGACCAGCTTCGGCATGATCCGCGGCGGCAAGATCGCGATGGCGATCCTGGGCGCGATGGAGGTGGCCGAGAACGGCGACCTCGCCAACTGGATGATCCCGGGAAAGCTGGTGAAGGGTATGGGCGGCGCCATGGACCTGGTCGCGGGCGTGGGCCGGGTGGTCGTGGTGATGGACCACGCCAACAAGCATGGCCAGTCGAAGGTCCTGCGCGAATGCACCCTGCCGCTGACCGGCACCGGCGTCGTGGACCGCATCATCACCAATCTGGGCGTGCTGGACGTGGTCGAGGGCGGGTTGAAGATCGTCGAGCTGGCCGAGGGCGTCACCGAACAGGCGCTGCGCGACGTCACCGAAGCGACGCTTGTCGACTGACCTGCCGGAGGGCGCCCCGCCAGAGGGCGATAATGGCGAGCCGGCCAGGCGTCATCGCGCCCTGCTCCGTGTAACGGCGCAGGCGCGCGGGCATCCCACCGGGCCGGCGTGACCGGCCGGAAGCTCAGCCGCCCATCAGCGACGCATCGAAGACGCAGCCGTCGCCCGGCATCACGGGCGGGGTGGTGCAGATCAGCCGGGCCACGTTCCACGCGGCCATGACCTTGGGGACATAGGCCCGCGTCTCGGCATAGGGCGGCACGCCGGAATGGCGGCGCACGGCGCCCTCGCCCGCGTTGTAGCCCGCGAGCGCAAGGACCGGGTCGTCCCCAAATTCCCGCATCAGCCAGTCGAGATAGGCGACCCCGCCGCGGATGTTGTCGGAGGGGTTGCGCGTGTCGCGCACGCCGAAGCGGGCCGCCGTCTCGGGGATGAGCTGCATCAGCCCGCTGGCCCCGGCATGGCTGACGGCGTCGGTCCGGCCCGACGATTCGACCGAGATGAGGGCGAGGATCAGCGCGGGCGAGACGCGGGTGCCGACCGAATGGCGCAGGATGTCGGGGCCGTGCCGCTTGGCGATGGCCTGCAGATGCGCCAGCGGCGGCGGGGCGATGCCGCTGCCGGCGGGCGGGCGGGCCGCGACCTGCGCGGCCTTGCGGAAGCGGCCGGCCTGGCGGGCGATGGCGGGCGAGACGGCGGACCAGAACCACGCCTGCTGCGGCTGGCGCGCCAGGGGCTCGGCCGGAGCGGTGCCCGGCGCGGCGATCTGCGGCAGATCCGGCAGGGTCGGCCGGGGCGCGGCCGGGCGCGGGGCGCGCGGCTCGATCTGGATGTTGATGCGCTTCACGGCATCCGCCGCCGGCGGGCGGACACGCTTGAAGGTGAAATCCGCGGCCAGGCCCGGGACGGGCACACAGGTCAGCAAAAGGGCCGCAAGCGCGGCGCCGGAGAGGATCGTGTTCATGTGCAAGACTGCTCGGTCTCGTTTTTGATTGCGCCGACCCTGCCACAGAATCGCACCCCGCGGCAGCCCGGACGCGGCGATCCGTGCCCGTGCTGTGACATTCGCCGCGCTTTCGCCTCGGCTGGACGCGCCTCGCCCCCGCGGCGCCGGCCCGCCGCCCCGTTATCGTTCCCGGAACACGGTCAATTCCTCGGGAAATCGCGATTGTCCTCAAATTGAGCCGAACCGGACATGTTTCCGCCCCAATTGGCCGACATACCCCTCATATCGGAAGCGCAACCGGCGATGGCAGACCGCCCCCGCGCCAACCGATCAACAAGAGGCACCGAGAAACTCGGGCGAGGAACGTGGCGATCGAGCAGGCCCCACCGGAGCTGTTGGCAGGCAGAACCGGAGACAAGAGGGACACGTCACACTTCCGTCGGTACGAGAACCGAGGGACAGGGGGCCGTGCTGGCAGGCACGGCCCCCGCTTCGGTTAGATTGACGCGAAACGACCGCGGCATTTCCGCAAACTCTTCTTAAGGCCGTCGCATTCCCGCCCCCTTTGCCGGGCAAATCAGGTTCATCGAAAGGGCACGCCCGACGATCCGACCAAGACCTGAACCCAAAAGGGAATGAATCAATGCTGAACGCGATCAACACCTTCAAGAACGACGAATCCGGCGCCGTCACCGTCGACTGGGTTGTTCTGACCGCCGCCCTCGTGGGCCTGGGCCTCGCCGTCATGGGCGTCGTCTCGAAGGGCGTGCAGGACCTGTCGGGCGACATCGAAGGCCAGCTGAAGACCGACATGATTGGCGCGGGCTTCGGCGCCGCCGGCACCGGTCTCGACCTGTCGAAGTAAGATCTCCGATGCTTCTCCCCGTGGAGAGGTGCAGCGCCCCGGACCCCAGGTCCGGGGCGTTTTTCGTTGGCCCGACCGTCCCGCGCGGTTCCCGGGATCACCGCGAACTTACCCTTCCGACGCCGCATTATGGCCCCGAATCTCGGTGAAAAGAGTGCCATCGCAAGGGCGGGAACGCCCGCCGACGACTGACCTGAACCTACATCTGACTCTCAAGGAATGAACCAATGCTGAACGCGATCAACACCTTCAAGAACGACGAATCCGGCGCCGTCACCGTCGACTGGGTTGTCCTGACCGCCGCCCTCGTGGGCCTGGGCCTCGCCGTCATGGGCGTCGTCTCGAAGGGCGTGCAGGACCTGTCGGGCGACATCGAAGGCCAGCTGAAGACCGACATGATCGGCGCGGGCTTCGGCGCCGCCGGCACCGGCCTCGACCTGTCGAAGTAAGACTTCCCACGCCCCTCCTTCGCGGAGCGGCGCAGCGCCCCGGACCCCAGGTCCGGGGCGTTTTCCGTTTCAGCGGCGCGCCTCGGCCCGACCCAGAGGTTCCCCGTCCGTTTCACGAATTGGCCGCATTCGGACGTCATACGGGAAACAACGGCCGCCGATCGGCCGATCAGCATTCAAGGAACCCGCCCCATGCGCCTGATCTTCGGACTCGTCCTGCTCGCCGGGCTCGGCCTCGCCGGCTTCGCCATCCACACCGCGCAGGAGCGCTTCTCGCAATACAAGAATGCGCTGGCCTCGACCCAGCAGCAGATCATCACGACGACGGATGTCTTCGTCGTGCGCCGCCAGCTGCGCTACGGCGATCCGCTGCGCCAGAACGACGTGCGCCCGGTCGCCTGGCCCGCCGATGCGGTGCCTTTGGGCGCCTTCACCAAGCTCGAGGACATCTTCCCCGAGGGCGAGGATGCCATCCGCACCGTGCTGCGGGTGATGGAACGCGACGAGCCGCTCCTGGCCGTCAAGGTCACCCGCCCGGGCGAAGAGGCCGGCGTCGCCGCCAGCCTGACCGCCGGCATGCGCGCCTTCACCCTGCAGACCGACGTCAACAGCGGCGTGTCCGGCTTCCTGCGCCCCGGCGACCGCGTCGATGTCTACTGGACCGGCTCGGGCGCGCAGGGCGGTGTCACCCGCCTCATCCACGCCAACCTGCCGCTGATCGCGATCGACCAGATCACCGACGAAGAGCGCAACGCGCCCACCATCGCGCGCAACATCACCGTCGAGGCCAGCCCCGACGTGGTGGCCAAGCTGGCGCAGGCGCAGGCCACCGGCCGGCTGTCGCTGGCGTTGGTCGGGGTGAGCGACGAATCCGAGAGCGCTTCGGTCGAAGCGACCCTGGACCAGATCCTCGGGCCGCAGGAAACCGCGCAGCGCCAGGATGTCTGCACCGTGCGGACACGCAAGGGCTCGGAAGTCGTGCTGATCCCGGTGCCCTGCCCCGAGGAAGGCTGACCCCTCCCACCATAATGGCCGTCCCGCCCGCGTCGCACCCCGCGCCGCGGGCGGATTTGTGTCGAAACCTTGGCGCGGTGTGGCCTCCACGCACTGCGATTGCGTCGGAAATGGCGAAAACATTGCTTTATCCACAGCATCTGCCATTTTGGCCGAAACGCGGACGTCAGATCCGCGCCGAGCAGAGTGATCAGAGAGGCAGGTCACAATGAAGATCCGTACGATCCTGCGGGCATCCATGCTCGCGCTGATGCTTTCGGGCACATCCATCGCAGGCGCACATGCGCAGACGCTCAGGCTGGCCGAGGGCCAGACCCAGGGCGCGCTGCGGGTTCCGCTGAACCGCGCGCTGGTGCTCGAATCCGAGCTCCCCTTCGCCGAGTTGTCCGTCGCGAACCCGCTGATCGCGGATATCGCCACCCTGTCGGAGCGCACCGTCTACGTGCTGGGCAAGGCGCCCGGCCGCACGACGCTGACCCTTCTGGGCCCTGACGGCCGGCTGATCACCAATGTCGAGGTGCAGGTCATCCCCGACATCGCCGAGTTCAAGGAGCGCCTGCGGGAGCTCTTGCCCGGCGAGCAGATCGAGGTGCGCACCGCCAATGACGGGATCGTCCTGTCGGGCACGGTGTCGTCCTCGCAAAAGCTCGACCAGGCGCTGGAAGTGGCCCAGCGCTACGCCCCTGACGCCGTGCTGAACCTGATGTCGGTCGGCGGCGTGCAGCAGGTCCAGCTCAAGGTGCGCTTCGCGGAGATGTCGCGTTCGGTCACCAAGGAGCTGGGCTCCAACCTCTCGCTCAACGCATCGAGCGGGGACGAAATCTTCACGGGCAGCACCTCCACGGGGCTCGCGTCCTCGACCGGGACGGCGACCTTCAGCTTCGGCGGCGGAAGCTACGGCGTGACGTTGGCGCTGCAAGCCCTTGAAAGCAAAGGCCTCGTCCGCACGCTGGCCGAGCCGAACCTGACCGCCCTTTCGGGCCAGGCGGCGCGCTTCCTCGCCGGCGGCGAATACCCGATCCCGGTGCAGGGCGCGGAAGGCCAGGTTTCGGTCGAGTACCGCCCCTTCGGCGTCGAGCTGCAGTTCACGCCCACGGTCGTGGACCAGGACATCATCAACCTCGTGCTGGACGCCTCCGTCTCGGCGATCGACACGACGATTGGCGCGACGATCGGCGACACGGCTGTCGACGGCTTCACGCAGCGCCAGACATCGACCACGATCGAGATGCGCGACGGCCAGTCCATCGCCATCGCGGGGATCCTGCAGGACGAGTTCCGCGACGGGACCTCCTCGGTGCCCTGGCTGGGCGACGTGCCGATCCTCGGCGCGCTGTTCCGGTCGGCCGACTATCGGCGCTCGCAGACCGAGCTCGTGATCATCATCACGGCGAACCTCGTCACGCCGGTCTCCGGCGAGGCGCTGGCCCTGCCGACTGACCGGATCCGCCCGCCCACCGAGAACGAGCTGTTCCTCTTCGGCCGGATTTCGGGCGGGGCGCAGAACGCCACGCGGCGCTCGACCCGCGGTGGCGAGGCAGCGGCGCAGGACTTTTCCGGGAACTACGGCTACGTGATGGAATAAGATCATGAAAACGCTACCTCTTTCCCGCCGCTCCTTCCTTGCCGGCCTGGGTCTCACCGGGCTCGCGGGCTGCGATTTCCTCGCCGTCACCGCGGGCAGCGAGGTCGACGAGGGCGCCTTCGGCAACCCGACGATGCAGAACATGCTGGTGATGAACGGCTCGGTCCCCGCGGCCAGCCGGATCGGCGCCAACTTCGCGGACTCGGTGCCGACGACGATCAATTTCGCCTTCAACTCGGCGCAGCTCAGCCCGACCGCCCGGGCGGTCCTCGACCAGCAGGCCGATTTCATCCTGCAGTTCCCCGAGGTCCGCTTCTCGGTCTACGGCCATACCGACCTGGTGGGCTCGCGCGCCTATAATGAGCGGCTGGGCCGCCGGCGCGCGCAGGCCGCGGTCAACTACCTGGCCGCGAAGGGCGTCTCGCTCAGCCGGCTGGAGGCGCTGGTCTCCTTCGGCGAGGAGCGCCCCCTCGTCCCCACCGAAACGCGCGAGCCGGCCAACCGCCGCACGGTGACCGAGGTCGCGGGCTTCGTGTCGGGCCACCCGCTGGTGCTCGACGGCAAATACGCCCAGATCGTGTATCGCCGCTATGTCGCGGGCGCCGGGGCCTCCGCCGAAGGCTGAGAGCCACGATGCCTCCACAATTCGCGAAACGCCCGGATGGCATGGCTGTCCGGGCGTTTTTCGTCCCGGATCGGTCCGGCCGCCTCGCCACGGCTGTTCCCGAAGTTTCCGATAATTTCAGAACTTCGGTCCAATTGTTGCCCGAATTCCCGGTCATCCCGAACGGGCCGGGCGCAGTACGCCCCGGTCCGGGTTTCGACCCGGTGTCCTTGAGGCGCGCCCGAAACGGCGTGCGCGTAGCACGGTGAACACGATGTCGAGCAACCTGGCCATCCTTCCCGAGCCCGAACCGCTTCGCGCGGTGACCGTGTCCCGCGATGTGCAGGAATTCGACCTTCTCATCGAGGACATGGAGGCCGAGCTGGGCGAGGCCTGGGGCGACCTGACCTTCGCCGAGGCCGGGGCCTTCCTAGCGCAGGACGAGGCCAAGAAACTGGAATTCATCGTCCTGGCCCTGGACCAGCAGGACGAGGCGGCGCTGCCGCGGGCCCATGAGCTTGTGGGCCAGGCCAAGGCCGCCGGGCTGAAGGTCATCCTGGTCGCCGAGGGGCTTGGGCCCATGGCGCTGCACGAATTGCTGCGCGCCGGCGCCGACGATTTCGCCCCATACCCGCTCCCGCAGGACGCGCTCTCCGAAGCGGTCAGCCGCATCCGCATTCCCGGCCAGCCCGACAGCGAGGGCATCATGCGCCGCGCGGGCGCCGATATCGTCGACGCCGCTGCGGTGGGTGACGATGCCGAGACGCCGAACCTGCCCGCCATGCCCATGCGCAGCGGCGGCAGCGGCCAGGAAGGCGCGGTCTTCGCGCTGCAATCCGCCTCGGGCGGGGACGGCGCCACGACGCTGGCCGTCAACCTGGCCTGGGAATTCGCCAACCTGAACGCGGCCGACCCGCTGAAGGTCTGCGTCATCGACCTGGGGCTGCAATTCGGCTCGGTCGCGACCTATCTCGACCTGCCGCGCAAGCCGATGATCTACGAGGTGCTCTCGGATATCGCGAGCATGGACGAGCAGGCCTTCCGCCAGGCGCTGAGCGTCTACAAGGACAAGCTCGCCGTCTTCACCGCCCCCTCGGACGTTCTGCCCTACGACCTCGTCGGGCCCGAAGAGGTGACGGCGCTGCTGAAATTTGCGCGCGAATGCTTCGACATCGTCATCGTCGATATGCCCGGCTCCGTGACCGGCTGGACGGATACCGTGATCTCGACGGCGGAGCTGTTCTTCGTCGTCTGCCAGATGGAGGTCCGCTCCGCCCAGAATGCGCTGCGTTTCCAGCGTCTTCTGCAGGCCGAGGGCGTGCCGACCGAGCGGGTGAGCTATCTGCTCAACCGCGCGCCGGGGAAGATGGATCTGGGCGGACGCTCGCGGATCGAGAAGATGGCCGAGAGCCTGGGCGTCAAGTTCCATCACGTGCTGCCCGATGGCGGCAAGCAGGTGACCGAGGTGAACGATCAGGCCGCGCCGCTGCGCGACCTGGCGCCGCGCAACGCATTGACCAAGGAAATCCGCGCCGTCGCGACCGAGCTCAACGATGCCCGCCAGCGGATCGCCGCGGGCGAGGATGTGGGCGCGGGCGCGAAGGGCAAGAAGAGGTCCTTCCTCGGACTGTCCTTCGGATGATCGCCGCAAGGGGCTGACAGATGTTCTCACGCTACAAAAAACCGCAGATCGAAAGCGCCAAGCCGATCGGGGCGCCCGGCGCGCCCGACGAAAAGGCCGCGCCCGATGCGCCCGCCCTCGGGGCGTCCGAAGTCGCGCCGGCGCCGAAGCCCGCATCCGTTCCGAAGGCGAAGGCCCCCGCCGCGCCGGTGCCCGAGGACAAGGACCTGAAGCGCCGCGTCCGGCTGGAGGAGCTGAAGACCGAGATGCATCACAGGTTGCTCGACAACCTGAACCTCTCGGCGCTGGACAAGGCCGACCTGTCGGCGCTGCGCGCCGAGATCGTCTCGATCACGACCGAGGAACTGGCCGACATGGGCGTCGTGCTGGGCCGCGACGACCGCGACATCCTCAACACCGAGCTTTTCGACGAGGTCACGGGCCTGGGCCCGCTCGAGCCGCTGCTGCGCGATCCGGACGTCAACGACATCCTCGTGAACGGTCCGCACAACATTTATGTCGAGCGCGCGGGCAAGCTGTCCAAGTCGCCGATCCGCTTCAAGGACGAGAAGCACCTGCTGCGGATCATCGACAAGATCGTCTCCGCCGTGGGCCGCCGCGTCGACGAGTCCAACCCTTATGTCGACGCCCGCCTCAAGGACGGCTCGCGCTTCAACGCGATGGTCCCGCCGGTCGCGGTGGACGGCTCGCTGGTCTCGATCCGTAAGTTCAAGAAGGAAAAGCTGGGCGTCGACGACCTCGTCAAGTTCGGCGCCTTCACCGAAGAAATGGCGATGTACCTGCAGGCGGCCTGCGCCTGCCGGCTCAACGTCATCGTCTCGGGCGGAACGGGTTCGGGCAAGACGACCACGCTCAATGCCCTGAGCTCCTTCATCGGCCATGCCGAGCGCGTGCTGACGATCGAGGACACGGCGGAACTGCAGCTTCAGCAGGACCATGTGGGCCGGATGGAAAGCCGCCCGCCCAACGTCGAGGGCAAGGGCGCGGTGACGCAGCGCGACTGTCTGCGCAACGCGCTGCGGATGCGTCCCGACCGTATCATCGTGGGTGAGACCCGCGGCGAGGAGGTCATCGACATGCTGCAGGCCATGAACACGGGCCATGACGGCTCGATGACGACGATCCACGCCAACAACGCCCGCGACGCGATTTCGCGCCTCGAGAACATGATCGCCATGGCCGGCATCGAGATGCCGCTCAAGGCCGTGCGCGCCCAGATCGCCAGCGCCGTGAACCTGATCGTGCAGGCCTCGCGCCTGCAGGACGGCTCGCGCCGGATGGTCTCGATCACCGAGGTCACGGGCATGGAGGGCGAGGTCATCACCCTGCAGGAGATCTTCCGCTACGAGCGCCTGGGGCTGGAGCCGGACGGCACCATCATCGGCCGCTTCACGGCCACCGGCATCCGCAGCCATTACGCCGACCGCTTCAAGGCCTGGGGCTACGACCTGCCCGCCTCGATCTATGAACCCGCAGGGGGGCGCTGAGCCATGCAACTTTCCATCGAGCCGCTGATCTACATCGCGATCTTCGGATCCATGCTGCTGGTCATCGGCGGCATCTACCTTCTGGTCTTCGGCGAGAGCATCAAGCTCAACAACCGGGTCAACCGCCGCCTCGCCCTGATGGAGAAGGGCGCCACACGCGACGAGGTGATGGCCCAACTCCGCAAGGAGATGAGCCAGCACGACAGCGCCAAGCAGATCCCGCTCTACTCGCTGATCGCCGAGAAGGCGCAGAAGGCGAACCTGGCCTTCACGCCGGGAATGCTGATCGGGGTCATGGTGCTGCTGGTCTTCATGTCGTTTGCGATGATGACCCTCTTCACCTCCGCCGCGCTGCCGATCCGGGGGCTCCTGTCGATCGTGTTCGGCGTGGGCGCCGTCTATGTCTGGGTCAACGGCAAGGCGAAGAAGCGCCTCGCCCTGATGGAGGAGCAGCTGCCCGACGCGGTCGAGCTGATCGTGCGCTCGCTGCGCGTCGGCCACCCGCTGAACTCGGCCATCGGCATCGTCGCCAAGGAGATCGCGGACCCGCTGGGCTCCGAGATGGGCTTCATCGCCGACGAGGCCGCCTATGGCCGCGACATCCCCGAGGCGCTGCGCGCGCTGGCCGAACGCGTCGAGCTGCAGGATCTGCGCTTTCTCGCCGTTGCGGTGGCCATCCAGCAGAAATCGGGCGGCAACCTGGCCGAGATCCTCGAGGGCCTCGCCAAGGTGGTCCGTGCCCGCTTCAAGCTGTTCCGCAAGGTGAAGGCGATCACCGCCGAGGCCCGCTGGTCCGGCGTCTTCCTGTCGGCCTTCCCGATCCTCGCGCTTGTGGGGATCAACGTGGGCAAGCCCGACTACTACGAGGGCGTCAAGGACACCCCCTATTTCATCCCGGCCGCCGCGGTGGTCTGCGTCTTCCTCCTCGTGAACATCGTGTTCATGCGGATGATGGTCAACATCAAGGTCTGAGGCCCGCAAATGGACATCATGGAGATACTGCGATCCGTGACCGAGGGCGTGCTTGGGCCCGACGGCATGATCTACATCGCCGGCGGCGCGGGGCTTCTCCTGGTGCTCCTGACCCTGCCGATGCTGCTGACGCGCAAGACCGATCCGCTGGACCGGCTGCGCGCCGAGCGCGCGGCGGCCGCGATCGAGGCCTCCGAGGCCAAGCTCTCGCGCCACGGCAACCGCAACGAGACGCTCGCGAAATACGCCCAGCTCCTCGATCCGCAGGACGAGGAGGAGATGTCGAAGGCCCGCAAGATGCTGATCCAGGCGGGCTATACCCACAAGGACGCGGTGCGCACCCTGACCGCGGCGCAGCTTCTGCTGGGCCTGGGTCTTCTGGTGCTGGGCCTGCTCTACAGCTTCCTTCTGGCGGGCGACATGTCGACCGTGCAGCAGGTCAGCTACACGCTGGTGCCCGGCGCGGTCGGCTATTACGCGCCGAAATACTGGGTCCAGAAGCGCATCGCCAAGCGCCAGGAGGAGATCCAGCAGGGCTTCCCCGACGCGCTCGACCTGCTTCTGGTCTGCGTCGAGGCGGGCCAGTCGCTGGACCAGTCCATCATCCGAATGGCCACCGAGATCGAGCCGTCCTATCCCGCGCTGGCCGGCGAATTCCTGATGGTCGCGCAGGAGATGAAGGCCGGCAAGGACAAGCCCGACGTGCTGCGCGCCATGGCCGAGCGCTGCGACATCAACGACATCACCAGCTTCGTCACCGTGCTGATCCAGTCGCAGACCTTCGGCACCTCGATCGCCGACGCGCTGCGGGTCTACGCCTCGGAGATGCGCGACAAGCGCGTGATGCGCGCCGAGGAAAAGGCCAACGTGCTGCCGACCAAGCTGACCGTCGGCACGATGATGTTCTGCGTGCCGCCGCTTCTAATCATCCTGATCGGCCCCTCGATCCACGGCATCGCCGAGACGCTGGGCGGCGGGGCGGGCGGCTTCTGATGCGCGCCGCGCTCCCCCTCCTCGCCGCGCTCGCCTTGGCCGCCTGCGCCCCCGACATCTCGGGTCGCGGCGCCCTGCCCGACGATCCGCTGCTGCCGCCCGGCGCGGCCGAGGGCGCGGCGATCGTGGACCCGATGATCGTCGGCGACCGGCTGCTGGCCGCGGGCGAGCCCGAGCTGGCGCTCGACACCTATATCCGCGCGGGCATCGACGGCACCGCGCCCGAAAGCGAGGTCGCCCTCGCCATGGCGGTCGCCAATATCCGGCTGGGGCGCCTGAACCAGGCCGAGGACCAGCTCCGCAAGCTGACCGCCGCCGAGCCGCGCAACGCCCGCGCGCTCAACAATCTCGGCGTCGTCCTGCTCGAGACCGGACGGCATGGCGAGGCGTTCGGCGTTCTCAAGACTGCGTTCGCCTTGCAACCCTCGCCGGAAATCCGCGGCAACCTGCGCGTCGCCGCTTCCAAGATGCAGACCGTTCGCTACGATGACGGCAATAATGACGCCTTCACGCTGACGCGGCGCGACGACGGGGTCTATGCCCTGAATTCGCCCGATGGTTGAGAAGAACAGGAAGGCACGAGCAGAAGAGGACGCAAAAATGCGCCACCCCACCCTGTTGCCGCTTCTCCTGGGAAGCGTGCTGGTCCTGTCCGCCTGCAATGCCTCGCGCGATGCGGAGGTGGCGCGCGCCATCGACGCGATGGAGACCGAGGAGGGCGGCATCCGCGACATCATGCTGACGGTCGCCGAGCCGGCCGAGGCGGTCGCCTATTTCAAACGCAAGACCGATGCCGAGCCCGACGTGATCGCGCATCACCGTGGCCTGGCCCGCAGCCTGGTCCGCGCCGGCCGCGGCACCGAGGCCGTGCTCGCCTGGCGCGAGGTCACGCAGATGCCCGACGCCGCCCATGACGACAGCGTCGAGCTGGCCGACGCGCTGATCCGAGTCTCGGACTGGAAGGCGGCCGAGGCCACGCTGGACGCCATCCCGCCGACCCACGAGACCTACAAGCGCTACCGCCTCGAGGCGATGGTCGCCGACAGCAACCGCCAGTGGGAGCGCGCCGACAGCTTCTACGAGACCGC includes:
- a CDS encoding tetratricopeptide repeat protein — translated: MRAALPLLAALALAACAPDISGRGALPDDPLLPPGAAEGAAIVDPMIVGDRLLAAGEPELALDTYIRAGIDGTAPESEVALAMAVANIRLGRLNQAEDQLRKLTAAEPRNARALNNLGVVLLETGRHGEAFGVLKTAFALQPSPEIRGNLRVAASKMQTVRYDDGNNDAFTLTRRDDGVYALNSPDG
- a CDS encoding tetratricopeptide repeat protein — encoded protein: MRHPTLLPLLLGSVLVLSACNASRDAEVARAIDAMETEEGGIRDIMLTVAEPAEAVAYFKRKTDAEPDVIAHHRGLARSLVRAGRGTEAVLAWREVTQMPDAAHDDSVELADALIRVSDWKAAEATLDAIPPTHETYKRYRLEAMVADSNRQWERADSFYETAVGLTTTPAGTLNNWGFSKLTRGDSEAAERLFTEAITYDDKLFTAKNNLVLARAARRTYTLPSLRMSQEERAQLMHTAGLAAIKQGDVDIGRSLLEDAIATHPRYFEPAVRALEALDA
- a CDS encoding type II secretion system F family protein; amino-acid sequence: MDIMEILRSVTEGVLGPDGMIYIAGGAGLLLVLLTLPMLLTRKTDPLDRLRAERAAAAIEASEAKLSRHGNRNETLAKYAQLLDPQDEEEMSKARKMLIQAGYTHKDAVRTLTAAQLLLGLGLLVLGLLYSFLLAGDMSTVQQVSYTLVPGAVGYYAPKYWVQKRIAKRQEEIQQGFPDALDLLLVCVEAGQSLDQSIIRMATEIEPSYPALAGEFLMVAQEMKAGKDKPDVLRAMAERCDINDITSFVTVLIQSQTFGTSIADALRVYASEMRDKRVMRAEEKANVLPTKLTVGTMMFCVPPLLIILIGPSIHGIAETLGGGAGGF